A DNA window from Theobroma cacao cultivar B97-61/B2 chromosome 5, Criollo_cocoa_genome_V2, whole genome shotgun sequence contains the following coding sequences:
- the LOC18600148 gene encoding HRAS-like suppressor 3 isoform X1 → MGQPQTTLTPVRKPQPGDHIYTTRAGGLYAHHGIYVGNDMVIHLQAPFKGSGSSFMGSASSFMGSGSSSKEIESAPPCQKCGYKPQYCQGGIIKTCLDCFLDGRSSFEFYEYGVPTSYFNNKPRGTCSVSPSKPDHEVVERATDLLERKGFGEYNLIVNNCEHFAVYCKTGLASSQQVQAAGDAITQIAEPLGKGLLCTGAIFAVPAVCLVAKAITGAQRRP, encoded by the exons atgggACAGCCACAAACCACGCTTACACCTGTTCGGAAGCCCCAACCTGGCGATCACATCTATACCACAAGGGCCGGAGGGCTCTACGCTCACCATG GAATATATGTGGGCAATGACATGGTCATTCACCTCCAGGCACCTTTCAAGGGAAGTGGGTCTTCTTTCATGGGAAGTGCGTCTTCTTTCATGGGAAGTGGGTCCTCTTCCAAGGAAATTGAGTCTGCTCCTCCATGCCAAAAATGTGGATACAAGCCACAGTACTGCCAAGGTGGAATCATCAAGACCTGCCTTGATTGTTTCCTTGATGGTCGCTCATCATTTGAGTTTTATGAATATGGAGTCCCTACatcttattttaataataagcCACGTGGCACGTGTAGTGTATCCCCTTCCAAGCCAGACCATGAAGTAGTTGAGAGAGCCACTGATCTCCTGGAAAGGAAAGGCTTTGGGGAGTACAATCTTATTGTAAACAATTGCGAGCACTTTGCTGTGTACTGCAAAACAGGCTTGGCCTCCAGTCAGCAGGTACAAGCGGCAGGCGACGCTATTACACAAATAGCAGAACCTTTGGGTAAAGGTCTCCTTTGCACTGGTGCAATCTTCGCTGTTCCCGCAGTGTGTCTTGTTGCAAAAGCGATCACTGGCGCCCAAAGACGCCCATAA